A single Tuberibacillus sp. Marseille-P3662 DNA region contains:
- a CDS encoding ROK family glucokinase — protein MRERCNIGVDLGGTTVKLAIVDEEGHIQKKWEIPTDTADQGKRIVKDIAHSIEQTLDTIGKSSENINGIGIGAPGFIEMATGYIYEAVNIGWKEYPLKTALEEATEMPVVVDNDANIAAIGEMWKGAGNHHDNVICMTLGTGVGGGMIIDGDIVHGIKGMAGEFGHATVVPEGGYQCNCGKAGCLETVVSATGIRRTALDELRHHPESQLQQIYTNNNDITAKDVFDAARDQDTFAIVVVERVAYYIGLVLANLATTVNPSRIVLGGGVSKAGDVLLTPVNHYFRQYSIDLIYRHTDIAIAELGNDAGIIGAAWLAQTKI, from the coding sequence ATGAGGGAGCGCTGCAATATTGGTGTTGACCTTGGCGGGACAACAGTCAAATTGGCCATTGTTGATGAAGAGGGACATATTCAAAAGAAGTGGGAAATCCCTACGGATACAGCTGACCAAGGCAAAAGAATCGTTAAGGATATTGCACACAGCATTGAACAAACATTAGATACTATTGGAAAAAGTAGTGAAAACATTAATGGTATCGGGATTGGTGCACCTGGCTTCATTGAAATGGCGACAGGATATATCTATGAAGCAGTTAATATTGGCTGGAAGGAGTACCCGCTTAAGACAGCTCTGGAAGAGGCGACAGAAATGCCCGTTGTTGTTGACAATGATGCCAATATAGCGGCAATTGGTGAAATGTGGAAAGGCGCCGGTAACCATCATGATAATGTGATATGTATGACTCTGGGGACGGGTGTTGGCGGGGGGATGATTATCGATGGTGATATCGTTCACGGCATCAAAGGTATGGCGGGTGAATTTGGTCACGCCACAGTGGTCCCCGAGGGAGGTTATCAGTGCAATTGTGGTAAAGCGGGTTGTTTAGAAACAGTCGTATCAGCGACTGGTATTCGTCGAACAGCGCTTGATGAATTACGTCACCACCCCGAGAGCCAGTTACAACAGATTTATACAAATAACAACGACATCACGGCAAAAGATGTTTTCGATGCAGCCCGAGATCAGGATACATTCGCTATTGTGGTCGTCGAACGGGTCGCTTATTATATAGGACTCGTATTGGCCAACTTGGCAACAACGGTCAATCCTTCAAGAATAGTTCTTGGTGGCGGTGTATCGAAAGCAGGAGATGTGTTATTAACTCCGGTTAACCATTACTTTAGACAATATTCTATTGATCTGATTTATCGTCATACAGACATTGCTATTGCCGAATTGGGCAATGATGCGGGCATCATTGGTGCGGCGTGGCTTGCGCAGACAAAGATTTGA
- a CDS encoding M14 family metallopeptidase — protein MKIDVREGDSFWYYSQLFNIPLQLIIDSNPDVSTQQLMVGTAINIPGFIKRPHTVDPGDTLWSIATHRRIALDALLLLNPDINPRKLKEGMTIDLPYKVTKPVVNGKQSYDFSTMVRDIKRLMALYPFIRQQSVGRSVEGKSLYELRVGQGSQVVHVNGSFHAREWISTPIIMAFLNDYLLALTNRETIRGLSMAPFYDNKTLSALPMVNPDGVDLVIHGLPQNSEYREHILEMNNGSTDFSQWKANIRGVDLNNQYPANWDIEADRKPNHPASANYPGPQPLSEPESQSLAQLTDDSSFERVIAFHTQGEVIYWGYLEYEPPETESIAQEFARVSNYEPDQNVDSHAGYKDWFEMKWQRPGFTIELGSGTSPLSLNQYEEIYQESLGVFLANLYL, from the coding sequence TTGAAAATAGATGTTCGTGAGGGCGACAGTTTTTGGTATTATAGTCAATTGTTTAATATTCCTCTTCAGCTCATTATAGACAGTAACCCTGATGTAAGCACTCAACAACTAATGGTAGGAACAGCCATCAATATTCCAGGATTTATCAAACGGCCACACACGGTTGACCCCGGGGATACCCTTTGGAGTATTGCCACTCATCGACGGATCGCATTGGATGCTTTGCTTTTATTAAATCCTGATATTAACCCCCGGAAGTTGAAAGAGGGTATGACGATTGATCTACCTTATAAAGTAACAAAACCCGTTGTTAATGGTAAGCAATCATACGATTTTTCTACTATGGTACGTGATATCAAACGGTTGATGGCTTTATATCCATTTATCCGCCAACAGTCTGTGGGGCGTTCAGTAGAAGGAAAATCTTTATATGAATTAAGAGTGGGCCAAGGCTCACAAGTGGTTCATGTCAATGGTTCGTTTCATGCACGGGAATGGATATCAACCCCTATAATTATGGCGTTTTTAAATGATTATTTATTGGCTTTAACGAATCGGGAGACAATACGAGGGTTAAGTATGGCTCCATTTTATGACAACAAAACTTTGTCAGCCCTTCCGATGGTGAATCCTGATGGTGTTGACTTAGTTATTCATGGTCTGCCTCAAAATAGTGAGTACCGGGAGCACATTTTGGAAATGAACAATGGTAGTACGGATTTTTCTCAATGGAAAGCCAATATTAGAGGTGTCGATCTTAATAATCAATATCCGGCTAATTGGGATATTGAAGCCGACCGAAAGCCTAATCATCCTGCTTCGGCCAATTACCCAGGTCCGCAACCTTTAAGCGAACCTGAATCCCAATCCCTTGCCCAGTTAACAGATGATAGCTCTTTCGAACGAGTGATCGCTTTCCATACGCAAGGTGAAGTGATTTACTGGGGTTATTTAGAGTATGAACCCCCTGAAACGGAATCGATTGCTCAAGAATTCGCCCGTGTTAGCAATTATGAGCCCGATCAGAACGTAGACAGTCATGCCGGTTACAAAGATTGGTTCGAGATGAAATGGCAGCGTCCCGGATTTACGATTGAACTGGGAAGCGGAACAAGCCCTTTATCTCTGAATCAGTACGAAGAAATTTATCAAGAAAGTTTAGGTGTATTTTTAGCTAATTTATACTTATAA
- a CDS encoding DUF2759 domain-containing protein, with protein sequence MFTGFLFIIIALICLWGMLRAIKERNLFGGGYAFVTLLVCGWFGVMTVWDVLQGGGIPLGE encoded by the coding sequence ATGTTCACAGGCTTTCTTTTTATCATTATTGCTTTGATATGCCTTTGGGGAATGCTTCGTGCCATTAAAGAACGAAATCTCTTTGGTGGCGGATATGCCTTTGTCACACTGCTTGTGTGCGGTTGGTTTGGTGTCATGACCGTTTGGGATGTTCTCCAGGGTGGCGGCATTCCATTAGGTGAATAA
- a CDS encoding MBL fold metallo-hydrolase, producing the protein MEWLQLPLGAIQTNAYIIYNQQKDAVIIDPGDEFDKIKDAVETRGLNPNAILLTHAHFDHIGALDKTRDHWNIPVYLHIKESDWLDHPDKNGSAYFPMVSNITLKPADILIESEKLLTIGSFTFEILETPGHSPGSVSFYVRQENVIFSGDALFYGSIGRTDLYGGDQKQLLESIDSKLLVLPDETIVAPGHGFETTIKNERMSNPFF; encoded by the coding sequence ATGGAATGGTTGCAATTACCATTGGGCGCTATTCAAACGAATGCCTATATTATTTACAATCAACAAAAAGATGCTGTCATCATTGATCCAGGTGACGAGTTTGACAAAATCAAGGATGCTGTAGAGACACGTGGGCTTAATCCAAATGCGATTCTTTTGACACATGCTCATTTTGATCATATTGGGGCTTTAGACAAGACACGGGATCATTGGAATATTCCTGTATATTTACATATCAAGGAAAGCGACTGGCTGGATCATCCAGATAAGAACGGCTCTGCTTACTTTCCAATGGTTTCAAACATTACTTTAAAGCCAGCTGATATTTTGATTGAAAGTGAAAAATTATTAACCATCGGTTCCTTTACATTCGAAATTTTAGAGACACCCGGACATTCTCCAGGTAGCGTTTCTTTTTACGTCCGGCAAGAAAACGTTATTTTCTCAGGAGATGCCCTTTTCTACGGAAGTATTGGACGGACGGACTTATATGGAGGTGACCAGAAACAGTTGCTAGAAAGTATTGACTCTAAATTGTTAGTATTGCCGGATGAAACGATTGTTGCTCCAGGACATGGTTTTGAAACGACTATCAAAAATGAAAGGATGAGCAATCCGTTCTTTTAA
- a CDS encoding class I SAM-dependent methyltransferase, translating to MKREQKYLDFLAKFGISSAHPGGLPLTKALLANESLSQEDHVLDVGCGTGQTSMYVAKTYGSRVTGVDNHPLMVKQAAEQASKETLPIQIKQADAQHLPFNRATFSFIISESVTVFTDVLQSLKEYHRVLRSDGMLLGVEMTLMDEDAISEQQVDEIKHLYGVRRLLAEQDWINMMTQAGFTSIESLSGYDFLRDHISLEEGSEFKFSSEIDEADFEVWFNHMNVMAKYRDLLSYRIYRAYK from the coding sequence TTGAAGCGTGAGCAAAAATACCTCGATTTTTTAGCGAAGTTTGGCATCAGCAGTGCTCATCCAGGCGGATTGCCTTTAACTAAGGCGCTCTTAGCTAATGAATCCCTGTCTCAGGAAGATCATGTTCTAGATGTTGGCTGTGGGACAGGACAGACCTCCATGTACGTTGCGAAAACGTATGGTTCGCGGGTTACGGGTGTCGATAATCATCCGCTCATGGTTAAGCAAGCTGCAGAGCAAGCTTCCAAGGAGACACTTCCTATTCAGATTAAACAGGCGGATGCACAGCATCTTCCATTTAACCGTGCAACTTTTTCTTTTATCATATCTGAATCCGTTACCGTTTTTACCGATGTGCTGCAATCATTAAAGGAATACCATAGGGTGTTGCGATCAGACGGCATGTTATTAGGGGTGGAAATGACTTTAATGGATGAAGATGCCATCAGTGAGCAACAAGTTGATGAAATTAAACATTTATATGGTGTGAGGCGGCTCTTGGCTGAACAGGATTGGATCAACATGATGACTCAGGCAGGTTTTACGTCCATCGAATCATTGTCCGGTTACGATTTTCTAAGGGACCATATTAGTCTTGAGGAAGGTTCGGAGTTTAAGTTTTCATCTGAAATTGACGAGGCAGATTTTGAAGTTTGGTTTAACCATATGAACGTGATGGCGAAGTACAGAGACTTGTTGTCATACCGGATCTATCGCGCATATAAATAA
- a CDS encoding DUF2626 domain-containing protein has translation MPKMFRVLGFWTLIFAVLFLIAGLIPASLLFFAQTVFFYALSYLNLSERVYIYVFGSYLTLFFVGFTYWSAFMMIPGE, from the coding sequence ATGCCTAAAATGTTCCGTGTCCTTGGGTTTTGGACGCTTATTTTTGCTGTTTTGTTCTTAATAGCAGGTCTTATTCCGGCCTCATTATTGTTCTTTGCTCAAACTGTCTTTTTCTATGCTCTAAGTTATCTAAACCTATCTGAAAGAGTGTATATCTATGTTTTCGGCTCATACTTAACCTTGTTTTTTGTTGGATTTACATACTGGTCTGCATTCATGATGATACCGGGAGAATAA
- the comGA gene encoding competence type IV pilus ATPase ComGA yields the protein MYDIEDKSREILAAAVELKATDIHFVPRKKDTLIELRVDDHLYEMENIPSHEARRVISHFKFVSGMDIGDRRKPQDGAYDTVIKKQPVHLRLSTLPATYNESLVIRILPQVMDERINDLSVFSECTAHLESLLNYDYGLILFAGPTGSGKTTTLYTMLTAAKRRYNARIVTLEEPVEKKNESFVQMEVNEKADLTYANGFKAILRHDPDVIMIGEIRDLDTAKIAVRAALTGHLVFSTIHASDSFSTVHRLLEMGIPRYDLKDTLVGVVSQRLIAVHCPVCGRKCTKHCKNRTMNRRTGIYEILAGMALHEVLEKGNRHTKVEYRTLEDYIRIGMAMGYIPRKDHSKLSRHPNAIQ from the coding sequence TTGTATGACATTGAAGACAAAAGTCGTGAGATTTTAGCTGCGGCCGTTGAGTTGAAGGCGACTGATATTCATTTTGTTCCTAGGAAAAAGGACACGCTGATTGAACTTCGGGTTGATGACCATTTGTATGAAATGGAAAACATACCTAGTCATGAGGCCAGGCGCGTCATTTCGCATTTCAAATTTGTTTCCGGAATGGATATCGGTGACCGCCGGAAGCCGCAAGATGGGGCCTATGATACCGTCATTAAAAAACAACCTGTCCATCTTCGCCTTTCCACCCTTCCCGCCACTTATAACGAATCCCTCGTGATCCGGATTTTACCTCAAGTGATGGATGAACGCATTAACGATCTCTCCGTATTTTCTGAGTGCACAGCCCATTTAGAGTCGCTGTTAAATTATGATTATGGTTTAATCCTTTTTGCCGGACCGACGGGGTCAGGCAAAACAACAACACTGTATACCATGCTTACTGCTGCAAAAAGACGTTATAATGCTCGCATTGTCACACTTGAAGAACCGGTTGAAAAGAAAAATGAGTCGTTTGTGCAAATGGAAGTCAATGAAAAAGCCGATTTGACGTATGCTAATGGATTCAAAGCGATTCTAAGGCATGACCCAGATGTGATTATGATTGGTGAAATTCGCGATTTGGATACGGCGAAAATTGCGGTCCGCGCCGCACTAACAGGACACTTGGTATTTTCAACAATCCATGCTAGTGATAGCTTTTCAACCGTGCATCGACTGTTAGAGATGGGGATTCCTCGGTACGACTTGAAGGATACGCTTGTAGGCGTTGTGTCGCAGCGATTGATTGCTGTTCATTGCCCTGTTTGTGGTAGGAAGTGTACTAAACATTGTAAGAATCGAACGATGAACCGACGTACAGGAATTTATGAAATCTTGGCAGGCATGGCACTACATGAAGTCCTGGAAAAAGGGAACCGCCACACGAAAGTTGAGTATCGCACTTTAGAAGATTATATTCGCATCGGGATGGCAATGGGTTATATTCCTAGGAAAGATCATTCCAAACTCTCGAGGCATCCTAATGCAATCCAGTAA
- the comGB gene encoding competence type IV pilus assembly protein ComGB, whose amino-acid sequence MQSSNWSTKKLAEFLKHTGELLRKGYSLTLALELEKQRTHRGHYNACINEMIQALRDGESFHSALQVTGLPSYIRTWIGLAEESSQLEAGLLNIGEMLLLLEQNKTKMGRLLCYPLVLFLTLIIIVYIFTVFLLPNFQHLLTSMAVDPPFLTVFLIESGVFLNDHFILIMLSAVSTLILLLGIQRSIPSYKKINILLKIPFMSRLTQQYLTYLFSLHLGEMLRGGVSFIEAVELLDDDDRGSFLMNEIKVMREQMMAGQPLSEIIKGRPAYLDDLTIIILKGEQYQQLGQALQDYSRIVFRRFEVTIETLIKSIQPAFFVFFGACILLIFYSLMSPMFQVIGSL is encoded by the coding sequence ATGCAATCCAGTAACTGGTCTACAAAGAAGCTGGCTGAATTTTTGAAACATACTGGTGAGCTTTTGAGAAAAGGCTATTCGCTGACATTGGCTTTGGAACTCGAAAAACAACGTACTCATCGCGGCCATTACAATGCGTGTATTAATGAAATGATCCAGGCATTGCGAGATGGTGAATCATTTCATTCAGCCTTACAAGTTACTGGATTACCATCATATATCCGTACATGGATTGGGTTGGCGGAAGAGAGTAGTCAGCTTGAAGCGGGACTGTTGAATATTGGGGAAATGTTACTGCTGTTGGAACAAAATAAGACTAAGATGGGACGATTGCTTTGCTATCCTTTAGTTTTATTCCTAACGCTTATCATAATTGTTTACATTTTCACCGTATTCCTGTTGCCGAATTTTCAACATTTATTGACCAGCATGGCTGTTGACCCCCCATTTCTAACCGTGTTCCTGATTGAATCAGGTGTTTTCCTCAACGATCATTTCATTCTCATTATGCTTTCGGCCGTAAGTACATTAATTTTACTTCTTGGAATTCAACGATCAATTCCCTCTTATAAAAAAATTAATATTTTATTAAAAATCCCCTTTATGAGTCGATTGACCCAACAATATTTAACCTATTTATTCAGTCTTCATTTAGGAGAAATGTTGAGAGGAGGTGTGTCTTTTATTGAAGCGGTCGAGTTATTGGATGATGATGACCGCGGATCTTTTCTGATGAACGAGATTAAAGTAATGAGAGAACAGATGATGGCTGGGCAACCATTGTCAGAAATCATTAAGGGACGCCCGGCCTATCTGGATGATTTGACAATCATCATTTTGAAGGGCGAACAATATCAACAGTTGGGACAAGCACTTCAGGATTATAGCCGCATCGTGTTCCGTCGATTCGAAGTGACGATTGAAACTTTAATTAAGTCGATCCAGCCCGCCTTTTTTGTTTTCTTTGGTGCCTGTATCCTGTTGATTTTTTATTCACTTATGTCACCGATGTTTCAAGTAATTGGAAGTTTATAG
- the comGC gene encoding competence type IV pilus major pilin ComGC: MKRLLKNKDGFTLIEMVIVLMIISILLAIAVPQMTKTNDVVNSKSCKATKRLIKGQIGSYKVEHGGDTPATLDVLIEEGYVDTMACPDGTELSMEDIIQSDGTSDTSGTNG; encoded by the coding sequence ATGAAGAGATTGTTGAAAAATAAAGACGGATTCACGCTGATTGAAATGGTTATCGTATTAATGATTATTTCAATATTGTTAGCGATTGCAGTTCCGCAAATGACGAAAACTAATGATGTCGTTAATTCCAAGAGTTGTAAAGCAACTAAACGTCTCATTAAGGGACAAATTGGGTCTTATAAGGTTGAACATGGTGGTGATACCCCGGCAACATTAGATGTTTTAATAGAAGAGGGATATGTTGATACAATGGCTTGTCCTGATGGAACTGAATTATCAATGGAAGACATTATTCAAAGTGATGGAACTTCAGATACCTCGGGAACGAACGGATGA
- the comGD gene encoding competence type IV pilus minor pilin ComGD — protein MMRLKSSQQGFTMIEALLVVIIVTASFPPFYLLLEEWHHRLATRQFVNVLSHSIQEAQMTAMSESKFVHVVLNKSAKTIQFSKDTNNYKNDPYSEDVRVTRGTHSLQFKLLPNGHISRSGTIYITSGDIKYKIVFLLGQGRFYAKEI, from the coding sequence ATGATGCGTCTCAAGTCGTCACAACAAGGCTTCACAATGATTGAGGCTTTGCTTGTCGTTATTATTGTCACTGCATCATTCCCTCCTTTTTATCTTCTGCTAGAAGAATGGCATCATCGTCTAGCCACTCGGCAATTCGTTAATGTGTTATCTCATTCTATCCAAGAAGCGCAAATGACGGCAATGAGTGAATCTAAGTTCGTTCATGTCGTGCTCAATAAGTCAGCAAAAACCATTCAGTTTAGTAAGGATACCAATAACTATAAAAATGACCCGTATAGTGAAGACGTTCGAGTTACGAGAGGGACCCATTCACTGCAATTTAAGCTATTACCTAACGGACACATTAGTCGTTCAGGGACAATTTATATTACGTCGGGAGATATCAAATATAAGATTGTCTTTTTACTAGGACAAGGGAGGTTCTATGCTAAAGAAATCTGA
- a CDS encoding competence type IV pilus minor pilin ComGF, which translates to MKMSNAGFSLLSSIIAFMIVMTILYLSAQMFLVMAHLNISSDTQSNHIRLFFEQVKHEVHASSSMSCEGSQMILQKNHHVVDYQLNGRVLRRAVDGSGYDVVLQSMSTIQFTCGPSTVNIRVQDQKGRPYEWSVLRFVKE; encoded by the coding sequence ATGAAAATGTCTAACGCCGGTTTTTCCCTCTTATCCTCGATTATAGCCTTTATGATTGTGATGACCATTTTATATTTATCGGCTCAAATGTTTTTAGTTATGGCCCATCTTAATATTTCCTCGGATACACAGTCGAACCACATCCGCCTATTCTTTGAACAAGTCAAACACGAAGTACATGCCAGTTCGTCGATGAGCTGCGAAGGTTCACAAATGATTTTACAAAAAAATCATCATGTCGTTGATTACCAGTTGAACGGCCGTGTGCTGAGACGTGCGGTTGATGGATCCGGTTATGACGTTGTATTGCAATCCATGTCCACGATTCAGTTCACTTGTGGGCCATCTACAGTGAATATTCGTGTACAAGATCAGAAAGGCAGGCCATATGAATGGAGCGTACTGCGTTTCGTAAAAGAATGA
- the comGG gene encoding competence type IV pilus minor pilin ComGG — MERTAFRKRMKQQEAGFIFPVTAIIVLLFIGLMLNVLVTLQSDIAFTQKRWQAFEVTRVKQMATHDIISLIQSKEQAPNDIEGKTSYRMGDVTYTCQRKSDDVYNIYLKLHVGQGRHHLKVIYDKTDNAIIRWEEQ; from the coding sequence ATGGAGCGTACTGCGTTTCGTAAAAGAATGAAACAACAAGAAGCGGGATTCATTTTTCCTGTAACAGCGATCATTGTTCTTCTCTTTATCGGGTTGATGCTTAATGTCTTGGTTACATTACAATCTGATATAGCTTTCACACAAAAACGCTGGCAAGCTTTCGAAGTGACACGCGTGAAGCAAATGGCGACACATGATATCATTTCATTAATACAATCGAAAGAACAAGCCCCTAACGACATAGAAGGAAAGACGTCCTACCGCATGGGAGATGTGACGTATACATGTCAGCGGAAATCAGATGATGTATACAACATTTATCTGAAACTTCATGTTGGTCAAGGGCGACATCATTTAAAAGTTATCTATGACAAGACAGACAATGCAATTATAAGATGGGAGGAGCAGTAA
- a CDS encoding shikimate kinase, with product MNTIYLTGFMGAGKTTVGRELGHRMSMPVWDTDDMIEQVSRKEVQEIFQEEGEARFREYERDIIRNTSFNNAIITTGGGAVVNENNRRFMLQNGIVIFLYCDPKAIVKRLANDTTRPLLDKDKEERINQLFIERFDDYIEADYTVNTTMKSSQNVVSEIMGFLDRHEQIWA from the coding sequence ATGAACACCATTTATTTAACTGGTTTTATGGGTGCGGGTAAAACGACGGTAGGTCGTGAACTTGGGCATCGAATGTCAATGCCCGTATGGGATACTGACGACATGATTGAACAAGTTTCTCGAAAAGAAGTTCAAGAAATATTCCAAGAAGAAGGGGAAGCGCGTTTCCGTGAATATGAGCGTGATATTATTCGGAACACTTCCTTTAACAATGCGATTATTACTACGGGCGGAGGTGCTGTTGTGAATGAAAACAATCGTCGTTTTATGCTTCAAAACGGGATTGTTATCTTTCTCTATTGCGATCCTAAAGCGATTGTCAAACGTCTGGCCAATGATACGACTCGACCTTTATTGGATAAGGATAAAGAAGAGAGGATCAATCAATTATTTATCGAGCGCTTTGATGATTATATCGAAGCTGATTATACCGTCAATACCACAATGAAATCCTCGCAAAATGTGGTGAGTGAAATCATGGGTTTTCTGGATAGACATGAACAAATTTGGGCATAG
- a CDS encoding YqzE family protein gives MKSNDYVKYLTEQFVQYVEQPKEQRKSSRRERKQNNTPMIGNRWFGMLPVAFNHYIRHAKQKSPDLKEKFKRKGNRS, from the coding sequence ATGAAATCAAATGACTATGTGAAGTATTTAACTGAGCAATTTGTTCAATATGTTGAACAGCCAAAAGAACAAAGAAAATCATCACGTCGTGAACGTAAGCAAAATAATACGCCGATGATTGGCAATCGTTGGTTCGGTATGTTACCTGTAGCTTTTAATCATTATATTAGGCACGCGAAACAAAAGAGCCCTGATCTAAAAGAGAAATTTAAGAGAAAAGGCAACCGTTCTTAA
- the moaA gene encoding GTP 3',8-cyclase MoaA: MAKHIQDLLGRPLRDLRISLTDRCNFRCTYCMPKEVFGPGYEFLSRSAILSNDEVVRLAGLFAEFGVKKIRLTGGEPLLRPKVDDLIHRLAEINGIEDLAMTTNGSLVPKKAHLLKSSGLRRVTISLDSLSDDRFAAINDQGFKASDVLEGIWAAKAAGLQVKINMMVQKGVNEDEVLEMLDYFRGSGIVVRFIEYMDVGNSNGWRRDDVFGKKAILESIKQKYDIEPIDADYFGEVASRYRLHGSDDEFGVISSVTDAFCSSCTRARLSADGSIFTCLFASKGVSFRNPMRNGASDQELSDMIQEIWGKRHDRYSEERKHRESSAKNKIEMSYIGG; encoded by the coding sequence ATGGCTAAGCATATCCAAGATCTCTTGGGACGTCCGTTGCGTGATTTGCGAATTTCGTTAACTGATCGTTGTAATTTCCGTTGTACCTACTGTATGCCTAAAGAGGTATTTGGACCAGGTTATGAGTTCTTGAGCCGATCCGCTATATTAAGCAATGATGAGGTGGTGCGCTTAGCTGGGTTGTTTGCAGAATTTGGGGTAAAAAAAATTCGTTTGACCGGCGGTGAGCCATTGCTACGTCCTAAAGTGGATGATCTCATTCATCGGTTGGCAGAAATTAATGGGATTGAAGATTTGGCGATGACCACCAATGGTTCATTGGTACCCAAAAAAGCACATTTGCTAAAGTCGTCCGGCCTCAGACGTGTGACAATTAGCCTGGACTCGCTTTCTGATGATCGTTTTGCCGCTATTAATGATCAAGGTTTTAAAGCATCAGATGTTTTGGAAGGTATATGGGCGGCGAAAGCGGCTGGTTTACAAGTTAAAATCAATATGATGGTGCAAAAAGGTGTTAATGAGGATGAAGTCCTGGAAATGCTTGACTATTTTCGCGGTTCAGGGATTGTCGTTCGCTTCATTGAATACATGGATGTCGGTAATTCTAATGGGTGGCGCCGGGACGACGTGTTCGGCAAAAAGGCGATTCTAGAATCGATCAAGCAGAAATATGACATTGAGCCGATTGATGCTGACTACTTTGGTGAAGTGGCCAGCCGTTATCGATTGCATGGCTCTGACGATGAGTTTGGTGTGATTTCATCAGTTACAGATGCCTTCTGTTCGTCATGCACCCGGGCACGGCTGTCAGCCGATGGATCGATTTTCACTTGTTTATTTGCTTCCAAAGGTGTCAGCTTCCGTAACCCTATGAGAAACGGTGCCAGTGATCAAGAACTTTCAGACATGATTCAAGAAATTTGGGGCAAAAGACATGACCGTTACTCCGAAGAACGTAAGCACCGGGAGTCATCCGCGAAAAACAAGATCGAGATGTCATACATCGGGGGCTAA
- a CDS encoding YqhG family protein yields MNQEAIHDYLVDYFTANACDILDDRPGYLRVKLTVDLDKQLMNRPFYWHYLEKMGGHPETAILSLKTEPSDDEGEMVHFGSPRLHQIFKSTQELSPHIRLYENVSVNGKTNVPLEPWLAVNSKISYQSDLKKDAILSIGLNLINGTIVNPFHDQIQTMALTPKIPNYCFTLQPMIKPSSGLRRIESYIERLISQDDHEWAEQARRRWEYDEQLLDQFYEDLQDKPDIYTKEKQALKEMYEPRIHVSVINGGLFYLTSGVFL; encoded by the coding sequence ATGAATCAAGAAGCTATCCATGACTATCTGGTTGACTATTTCACAGCTAACGCGTGTGATATTTTAGACGACCGGCCAGGTTATCTCCGCGTCAAACTCACTGTAGATCTTGATAAGCAGTTGATGAACCGGCCTTTTTACTGGCATTATCTAGAAAAAATGGGAGGGCATCCGGAGACTGCAATCCTTTCCTTAAAAACAGAACCCTCTGATGATGAGGGAGAAATGGTTCACTTTGGTTCGCCGCGGCTTCATCAAATTTTTAAATCAACTCAGGAACTTTCACCTCATATCCGCCTTTACGAAAATGTCTCAGTTAACGGAAAGACAAATGTTCCCTTAGAACCGTGGCTCGCAGTCAATAGTAAAATTAGTTATCAATCAGATTTAAAAAAGGACGCCATATTATCCATTGGTTTGAATCTCATCAATGGCACCATCGTCAATCCCTTTCATGATCAGATTCAAACCATGGCCTTAACCCCCAAAATTCCAAACTATTGTTTCACATTACAACCGATGATTAAGCCCTCAAGTGGGTTACGGCGCATTGAATCTTACATCGAGCGTCTCATCAGTCAGGACGATCATGAATGGGCGGAACAAGCTAGACGCCGTTGGGAATACGATGAACAATTACTCGATCAGTTTTACGAAGATTTACAGGATAAACCCGATATTTATACTAAAGAAAAACAAGCGCTCAAAGAAATGTATGAACCAAGAATCCACGTAAGTGTTATCAACGGCGGCCTGTTCTATCTGACGTCGGGGGTTTTTCTTTAG